A region of Pseudomonadota bacterium DNA encodes the following proteins:
- a CDS encoding aromatic amino acid ammonia-lyase — protein MTVVLTGKNLTIEQIEAVARRGEKVALHPDAVARITACRAFLEQRLEAREIMYGTNTGIGEFSEVILDDNQVKEFQRYLIYNHAAGIGEPAPIDHVRAAMLLRANVHSLGHSACRPEITGTIVEMLNRGVTPVVCTKGSVGACGDLAPMSQIALLLLGEGEAFYGGERLPGGKAMAKAGIPIPGLKARDGLAAINGSNLINGMGCLAVYDAERWLKQAEIGAAMSLEALKANMKPYDPRLHQLRGFQGAVTSAQNLKQIMAGSDLASGKEKVKVQDAYSMRSTPQVVGAARDQLRWTRSQLEIEANGVGDNPIFLPEDKVVLTGANFQGSPISLPLDCLGGAITMVCVLSERRLNRLTNPALSVGLPAFLTKGAGMYSGMMLSQYTADMQIVEQKILSTPAYVQSIPAAADQEDFVSMGMNSALKTRQILDVANGVLGIELMAAAQALDFRTFQPGKGTLAAKKAIREHVEFLEVDRPLHVDHNKMMALTKSLDILQAVEAEVGELATY, from the coding sequence ATGACCGTCGTCCTCACCGGCAAGAACCTGACCATCGAACAGATCGAGGCCGTCGCCCGCCGGGGCGAGAAGGTCGCGCTCCACCCCGACGCCGTCGCCCGGATCACGGCGTGCCGCGCGTTCCTCGAGCAGCGGCTCGAGGCCCGCGAGATCATGTACGGCACGAACACGGGCATCGGCGAGTTCTCCGAGGTGATCCTCGACGACAACCAGGTCAAGGAGTTCCAAAGGTACCTCATCTACAACCACGCGGCCGGCATCGGCGAGCCGGCGCCCATCGACCACGTCCGCGCCGCGATGCTGCTGCGCGCCAACGTCCACTCGCTCGGCCACTCGGCCTGCCGCCCGGAGATCACCGGCACGATCGTCGAGATGCTGAACCGCGGCGTCACGCCCGTCGTGTGCACGAAGGGCTCGGTGGGCGCGTGCGGCGACCTCGCGCCGATGAGCCAGATCGCCCTCCTCCTCCTGGGCGAGGGCGAGGCGTTCTACGGGGGCGAGCGGCTGCCGGGCGGCAAGGCGATGGCCAAGGCCGGCATCCCGATCCCGGGGCTCAAGGCGCGCGACGGGCTCGCCGCGATCAACGGCTCGAACCTGATCAACGGCATGGGCTGCCTCGCGGTGTACGACGCCGAGCGCTGGCTCAAGCAGGCGGAGATCGGGGCGGCGATGAGCCTCGAGGCGCTCAAGGCGAACATGAAGCCCTATGATCCGCGGCTGCACCAGCTGCGCGGCTTCCAGGGCGCGGTCACCTCCGCCCAGAACCTCAAGCAGATTATGGCGGGCTCGGATCTCGCGTCCGGCAAGGAGAAGGTGAAGGTCCAGGACGCGTACAGCATGCGCTCGACGCCGCAGGTCGTGGGCGCGGCGCGCGATCAGCTCCGCTGGACCCGCAGCCAGCTCGAGATCGAGGCGAACGGCGTGGGCGACAACCCGATCTTCCTGCCCGAGGACAAGGTCGTGCTCACCGGCGCGAACTTCCAGGGATCGCCCATCAGCCTGCCGCTCGACTGCCTCGGCGGCGCGATCACGATGGTGTGCGTGCTCTCGGAAAGGCGCTTAAACCGCCTCACGAACCCGGCGCTCAGCGTGGGGCTGCCCGCGTTCCTCACCAAGGGCGCCGGCATGTACTCGGGCATGATGCTCAGCCAGTACACGGCCGACATGCAGATCGTCGAGCAGAAGATCCTCTCGACGCCCGCGTACGTCCAGTCGATCCCGGCGGCCGCGGACCAGGAGGACTTCGTGTCCATGGGGATGAACTCGGCGCTCAAGACGCGGCAGATCCTCGACGTCGCGAACGGCGTGCTCGGCATCGAGCTGATGGCCGCGGCGCAGGCGCTCGACTTCCGCACGTTCCAGCCCGGCAAGGGCACCCTCGCCGCCAAGAAGGCGATCCGCGAGCACGTCGAGTTCCTCGAGGTCGACCGGCCGCTCCACGTCGACCACAACAAGATGATGGCGCTCACGAAGAGCCTCGACATCCTCCAGGCGGTCGAGGCCGAGGTCGGCGAGCTCGCGACCTACTGA
- a CDS encoding nucleotidyltransferase, translated as MARPAMTPERFKALASLLERLGAPAMVVGGVAVSIHGRPRMTLDADVTIALDVAELPRVVEAAAACGFSPRVGSPMEFAEATRVLPLRLTRDGWEVDLIFAGTPYEIEAISRAAVVPLGGVDLPVVSAADLLVHKILAGRPRDMEDAESIAVRQGDRLDRRFVRETLTELAAFLADDDLRRRVDEILPPREPPR; from the coding sequence ATGGCCCGCCCAGCCATGACGCCGGAGCGGTTCAAAGCCCTCGCTTCGCTGCTCGAGCGCCTCGGCGCCCCGGCGATGGTCGTCGGCGGCGTCGCGGTGTCGATCCACGGCCGCCCCCGGATGACCCTGGACGCGGACGTCACGATCGCGCTGGACGTCGCCGAGCTGCCGCGCGTCGTCGAGGCCGCGGCGGCGTGCGGATTCTCGCCGAGGGTCGGGTCGCCGATGGAGTTCGCCGAGGCTACGCGCGTGCTCCCGTTGCGTCTGACGCGGGACGGCTGGGAAGTGGATCTCATCTTCGCCGGCACGCCCTACGAGATCGAGGCGATCTCGAGGGCCGCGGTGGTCCCGCTGGGCGGCGTCGACCTGCCCGTCGTCTCGGCCGCCGATCTCCTGGTCCACAAGATCCTGGCCGGCCGGCCGAGAGACATGGAGGACGCCGAGTCGATCGCGGTCCGCCAGGGCGACCGCCTCGACCGCCGGTTCGTGCGCGAGACCCTGACGGAGCTGGCGGCGTTCCTCGCCGACGACGATCTGCGGCGCCGCGTCGACGAGATCCTGCCCCCGCGCGAGCCGCCGCGCTGA
- a CDS encoding DUF885 family protein, producing MSSMRGVRSTFRRGLGPARLCILAAALAATACYTVSVVDRKERLSATESATKELRAIVFEYTQEMFYAFPHVATRLGVHRHKLPNDEVVRLDRELPNFSEEVVAARVEAVRSYLVRLDRKVAIVALSLNDRADRRLVEDAMKAELAMWEDRQEHTQNPLFHAAALAESLYYPLAVDYAPEKERLADVLARLQWVPSFVDRAVRMTKAGSEAQFSAAAGVNRVTVEIVRTELGARIGEDAALKQSYEGMKGSVLDSLAKLQGFLDAGGKDRRTFRLGAEGYREEMALLWHGAAVPEEIASVAKKRVEELKREMYALAKPVYCEANETDRKICGPTKAEIAAAKKAEEDKARKEEAAAKKAEDKKQREEEAAAKKAEEEKRREEEAAAKKAEEEKKKAEEAKAKAKSEKLEKEYKNPYGDKPKPAPEKKEKGGVDNPYGALVRPASTALGAKQADAPAPSKKDGAAKKDEPAKKDEPAKKGGSDRTDGAAVDKVIGFVIGQISAQRPAGPGAEDRLAQAVGQARDRASEAGFLRPVEATTAVEAMPAMLAAMHQIFALMPVPPFEAKGGARLFVSRDAPTAQLTDLSREWMLAEAARYASPGMSEVLARAAAIEPQTRRAARAVFGDAAFVEGFGLYAALAVVGSANEDVEEIGAKLVAMALELRAAVELLVDVGLHAEGMSEADALALLERDAYCGSAYAQNRLALAKLAPGALATPFVGLERWRAIREQVAAASKDALDEKELHEAALAIGPVAFDDLVGILKGDPDAPPDVVEEAKAAPSATEPKFTFMGTE from the coding sequence ATGTCTTCGATGCGCGGTGTCAGGTCGACGTTCCGGCGCGGGCTCGGGCCGGCGCGTTTGTGCATCCTCGCGGCGGCGCTCGCCGCGACGGCGTGCTACACGGTCAGCGTCGTGGATCGCAAGGAGCGGCTCTCGGCGACCGAGTCCGCGACCAAGGAGCTGCGCGCGATCGTCTTCGAGTACACGCAGGAGATGTTCTACGCCTTCCCGCACGTCGCGACGCGGTTGGGGGTCCACCGGCACAAGCTCCCGAACGATGAGGTCGTTCGGCTCGACCGCGAGCTCCCCAACTTCTCGGAGGAGGTCGTCGCGGCGCGCGTCGAGGCGGTCAGATCCTACCTCGTCCGGCTCGACCGGAAGGTCGCGATCGTGGCGCTGAGCCTCAACGACCGCGCGGACCGGCGGCTCGTCGAGGACGCCATGAAGGCGGAGCTCGCGATGTGGGAGGATCGCCAGGAGCACACGCAGAACCCTTTGTTCCACGCGGCCGCCTTAGCGGAGTCGCTCTACTACCCGCTCGCCGTCGACTACGCGCCCGAGAAGGAGCGCCTCGCCGACGTCCTCGCGCGCCTCCAGTGGGTGCCGTCGTTCGTCGATCGCGCCGTGCGCATGACGAAGGCCGGCTCCGAGGCGCAGTTCTCGGCCGCGGCGGGCGTCAACCGCGTCACGGTGGAGATTGTGAGGACCGAGCTCGGCGCCCGCATCGGGGAGGACGCCGCCTTGAAGCAGAGCTACGAGGGGATGAAGGGCTCGGTGCTCGACTCCCTCGCCAAGCTGCAGGGCTTCCTGGACGCCGGCGGCAAGGACAGGCGCACGTTCCGGCTCGGCGCCGAGGGGTACCGAGAGGAGATGGCGCTCCTGTGGCACGGCGCGGCGGTTCCGGAAGAGATCGCCTCCGTCGCCAAGAAGCGCGTCGAGGAGCTGAAGCGCGAGATGTACGCGCTCGCGAAGCCCGTGTACTGCGAGGCGAACGAGACGGACAGGAAGATCTGCGGCCCGACGAAGGCGGAGATCGCGGCTGCGAAGAAGGCCGAGGAGGACAAGGCGCGCAAGGAGGAGGCCGCGGCGAAGAAGGCCGAGGACAAGAAGCAGCGCGAGGAGGAGGCCGCGGCGAAGAAGGCCGAGGAGGAGAAGCGGCGCGAGGAGGAGGCCGCGGCGAAGAAGGCCGAGGAGGAGAAGAAGAAGGCGGAGGAGGCGAAGGCCAAGGCGAAGTCCGAGAAGCTCGAGAAGGAATACAAGAACCCGTACGGGGACAAGCCCAAGCCGGCCCCGGAGAAGAAGGAGAAGGGCGGCGTCGACAACCCGTACGGCGCGCTCGTGCGGCCCGCTTCGACGGCGCTCGGCGCCAAGCAGGCCGACGCGCCCGCCCCATCGAAGAAGGACGGGGCCGCGAAGAAGGACGAGCCGGCGAAGAAGGACGAGCCGGCGAAGAAGGGTGGATCGGATCGAACCGACGGCGCGGCGGTGGACAAGGTGATAGGGTTCGTGATCGGCCAGATCTCGGCGCAGCGGCCGGCCGGCCCCGGCGCGGAGGATCGCCTGGCGCAGGCGGTCGGACAGGCCCGCGATCGCGCCTCGGAGGCGGGCTTCCTCCGGCCCGTGGAGGCGACGACCGCCGTGGAGGCGATGCCCGCGATGCTCGCCGCGATGCACCAGATCTTCGCGCTCATGCCCGTGCCGCCGTTCGAGGCGAAGGGGGGCGCGCGCCTGTTCGTCTCCCGGGACGCGCCGACCGCCCAGCTCACGGATCTGTCCCGCGAGTGGATGCTGGCCGAGGCGGCCCGGTACGCCTCGCCCGGGATGAGCGAGGTGCTCGCGCGCGCCGCGGCGATCGAGCCGCAGACGCGGCGGGCCGCGCGGGCCGTCTTCGGCGACGCGGCTTTCGTGGAGGGGTTCGGGCTGTACGCGGCGCTCGCGGTCGTCGGGAGCGCGAACGAGGACGTGGAGGAGATAGGCGCGAAGCTCGTCGCCATGGCCCTCGAGCTCAGGGCGGCGGTCGAGCTGCTCGTCGACGTGGGGCTGCACGCCGAGGGGATGAGCGAGGCCGACGCCCTCGCCCTCCTCGAGCGCGACGCCTACTGCGGCTCGGCGTACGCGCAGAACCGGTTGGCGCTCGCGAAGCTCGCCCCCGGCGCCCTCGCCACGCCGTTCGTCGGGCTCGAGCGCTGGCGCGCGATCCGGGAGCAGGTCGCGGCGGCCTCGAAGGACGCGCTCGACGAGAAGGAGCTCCACGAGGCCGCGCTCGCGATCGGCCCGGTCGCCTTCGACGATCTCGTGGGCATCCTCAAGGGGGATCCGGACGCGCCGCCCGACGTCGTGGAAGAGGCAAAGGCCGCGCCGTCTGCCACGGAGCCGAAGTTCACGTTCATGGGCACGGAGTAG
- a CDS encoding GTPase domain-containing protein — translation MAYIDFQRSFIQFKVVYYGPGLGGKTTNLEQLRKRTRGSAELVASDADGDRTISFDYVPLELGKIGGIETAFKLYAVPGQVRHNRTRQAALRDVDGVVFVADSQRTAMDVNIESLANLAENLSEQDIDLQSLPLVFQYNKRDLDDVCSVEELERALNPRRRRSLPASAIRGENVKETLAAIANEVYRIAALRYGLAPGLSDDGGVRGAAEGEDGSKANAPTIARYLSSIPPALPEGTDDWRSIASSRPPFAGSADRLSDLSTLSPDRRPISDAAELKLTSMEKRVLSQLAELRQIVEQLVMSSIDRDELDEHEAGAIDVQRQMAQQIAHNTERLEGLVGAVTALDRTMNGLREAIARDIRREVDSYLSTYLKSPELREALASESGAPPLALEPVPDEDPTLQQRHEAHPRKAIAETQPPPRQYRRGRYSGPGQGS, via the coding sequence ATGGCGTACATCGACTTCCAGCGGTCGTTCATCCAGTTCAAGGTCGTGTACTACGGACCCGGCCTGGGCGGAAAGACGACGAACCTCGAGCAGCTGCGCAAGCGCACGCGCGGCTCGGCCGAGCTCGTGGCGTCGGACGCCGACGGCGATCGGACGATCTCCTTCGACTACGTGCCGCTCGAGCTCGGCAAGATCGGCGGGATCGAGACCGCCTTCAAGCTGTACGCCGTGCCGGGCCAGGTCCGGCACAACCGCACGCGCCAGGCGGCGCTGCGCGACGTCGACGGCGTGGTGTTCGTCGCGGACTCGCAGCGCACGGCGATGGACGTGAACATCGAGAGCCTCGCGAACCTCGCGGAGAACCTCTCCGAGCAGGATATCGATCTCCAGAGCCTGCCGCTCGTCTTCCAGTACAACAAGCGGGACCTCGACGACGTCTGCTCCGTCGAGGAGCTCGAGCGCGCGTTGAACCCCCGGCGGCGGCGGTCGCTTCCGGCGTCCGCGATCCGCGGCGAGAACGTCAAGGAGACGCTCGCGGCGATCGCGAACGAGGTGTATCGGATCGCCGCCCTTCGCTACGGGCTCGCGCCCGGCCTCTCCGACGACGGCGGCGTGCGTGGCGCGGCAGAGGGCGAGGACGGTTCGAAGGCCAACGCGCCGACGATCGCCCGCTACCTGTCGAGCATCCCGCCCGCCCTGCCGGAGGGAACGGACGACTGGCGGAGCATCGCGTCGAGCCGGCCGCCGTTCGCGGGGTCCGCGGATCGCCTGAGCGACCTCTCGACCTTGAGCCCGGACCGCCGGCCGATCTCGGACGCGGCGGAGCTCAAGCTCACGAGCATGGAGAAGAGGGTGCTCTCGCAGCTCGCCGAGCTGCGGCAGATCGTCGAGCAGCTCGTGATGTCGTCGATCGACAGGGACGAGCTCGACGAGCACGAGGCCGGGGCGATCGACGTCCAGCGCCAGATGGCGCAGCAGATCGCGCACAACACCGAGCGGCTCGAGGGGCTGGTCGGCGCCGTGACCGCCCTCGATCGGACGATGAACGGGCTGCGCGAGGCGATCGCCCGCGACATCCGGCGCGAGGTGGACAGCTACCTGTCGACGTACCTCAAGAGCCCGGAGCTCCGGGAAGCGCTGGCGTCCGAGTCGGGCGCGCCGCCGCTGGCGCTCGAGCCGGTTCCGGACGAGGATCCCACGCTGCAGCAGCGGCACGAGGCGCACCCGCGCAAGGCGATCGCCGAGACCCAGCCGCCGCCGAGGCAGTACCGCCGCGGCAGGTACAGCGGCCCCGGGCAGGGCTCCTGA
- the obgE gene encoding GTPase ObgE → MQFIDEATLYVKAGDGGDGVIAFRREKFMPNGGPAGGDGGRGGDVTLRADRNLSTLLDLRYRHRLIAGSGDNGGGRDCHGRGAKALVVRVPLGTAVFDADGGAPIGDLVAHDQELVVARGGAGGQGNMRFTTPSNRAPRKATPGEPGEERTIRLELKLLADVGLVGLPNVGKSSIISRLSAAKPRIADYPFTTLVPNLGVVEIDRGASFVMADIPGLIRGASTGAGLGLRFLRHIQRTAVLLYVLAKDAAGEGDLLDDLEALRAEVAAFDPGLATRARLVVLNKADLPDTRDAEPALRAGLASLGETLLVCSAATGEGLDAVKAALVAALAARDREEEEKKAGG, encoded by the coding sequence ATGCAGTTCATCGACGAGGCGACGCTGTACGTGAAGGCGGGGGACGGCGGCGACGGCGTGATCGCGTTCCGGCGGGAGAAGTTCATGCCGAACGGCGGCCCCGCGGGCGGCGACGGCGGGCGCGGGGGCGACGTCACGCTGCGCGCGGATCGCAACCTGAGCACCCTGCTCGACCTGCGGTATCGGCACCGCCTGATCGCGGGGAGCGGAGACAACGGCGGCGGGCGCGACTGCCACGGCCGCGGCGCCAAGGCGCTCGTCGTCCGCGTGCCTTTGGGCACGGCGGTGTTCGACGCCGACGGCGGCGCGCCGATCGGCGATCTCGTGGCGCACGACCAGGAGCTCGTCGTCGCGCGGGGCGGGGCCGGCGGGCAGGGGAACATGCGGTTCACGACTCCCTCGAACCGGGCGCCGCGCAAGGCGACGCCGGGCGAGCCGGGAGAGGAGCGGACGATACGGCTCGAGCTCAAGCTGCTCGCGGACGTCGGCCTCGTCGGGCTCCCGAACGTCGGGAAGTCGTCGATCATCTCCCGCCTGTCGGCCGCGAAGCCGAGGATCGCCGACTACCCGTTCACGACGCTCGTGCCGAACCTCGGCGTCGTCGAGATCGACCGGGGTGCCTCGTTCGTGATGGCGGACATCCCCGGGCTCATCCGGGGCGCCTCCACGGGCGCCGGGCTCGGCCTGAGATTCCTGCGCCACATCCAGCGCACGGCGGTGCTCCTCTACGTGCTCGCCAAGGACGCCGCGGGCGAGGGAGATCTGCTCGACGATCTCGAAGCGCTCCGGGCCGAGGTGGCGGCGTTCGATCCGGGCCTCGCGACGCGGGCGCGGCTCGTGGTGCTCAACAAGGCGGATCTCCCGGACACCCGGGACGCGGAGCCGGCCCTGCGCGCGGGGCTCGCGAGCTTGGGCGAGACGCTCCTCGTGTGCTCGGCCGCGACCGGCGAGGGGCTCGACGCCGTGAAGGCCGCGCTCGTCGCCGCGCTCGCGGCGCGCGATCGGGAGGAAGAAGAGAAGAAGGCCGGAGGCTGA
- a CDS encoding serine/threonine-protein kinase encodes MRCEVCGAPVPSGAERCDRCLEVARQSAPPTARTADGRPMTPVPLGGRRITGRHQSIPLPSNKRSSSMPTSVLLDGKYRLQNELGRGSMGTVFLAVDEMLKRKVAVKFLLPELADSEECGVRFQHEAVAMAAIRNENVAQIYSFGKDNGVPYFVMEYLEGETLEDLVDSHNRRGFYIPLDDAVDIMIQALSGLTSIHRAGAVHRDIKPANVMLAAEPARAVIMDFGLVRDVRFEDDVRSLAGTPAYIAPELVEGKPGADKSKLTDIYSMGTTFYEMLTGTIPFGGNSWVEILQKHIAELPVPPSVRRPGLPDALDEIVLRAMSKDPRERYQDCESFIDDLVEVQSTPLPHERRPSLPPDKEGGAAGRRSASGRFATGKHRAFKSTPSGSRGKLVVADADAEFRALVHGAAKAAVPGCRVHSATDGPMALDVLRTVKPHVVVLDLDLPEVNGVEVIATLRGDPDISRTEVIVATGKAGRREAALLQGLGVRHFLAKPVDGEELAILLRPYLERPSMPSPPPTR; translated from the coding sequence ATGCGTTGCGAAGTCTGCGGCGCGCCGGTTCCAAGCGGAGCCGAACGTTGCGACCGTTGCCTCGAGGTCGCCCGCCAGTCCGCGCCCCCGACCGCCCGCACGGCCGACGGCAGGCCGATGACGCCCGTCCCCCTCGGAGGTCGGCGGATCACGGGCCGCCACCAGTCCATTCCGCTCCCATCGAACAAACGGAGCTCGAGCATGCCGACGAGCGTGCTGCTCGACGGCAAGTACCGGCTGCAGAACGAGCTCGGTCGCGGCTCCATGGGCACCGTGTTCCTCGCCGTGGACGAGATGCTGAAGCGCAAGGTCGCGGTGAAGTTCCTCCTCCCCGAGCTCGCCGACTCCGAGGAGTGCGGCGTGCGCTTCCAGCACGAGGCCGTCGCGATGGCCGCCATCCGCAACGAGAACGTCGCGCAGATCTACTCGTTCGGGAAGGACAACGGGGTCCCGTACTTCGTGATGGAGTACCTCGAGGGCGAGACGCTCGAGGATCTCGTCGACTCGCACAACAGGCGCGGCTTCTACATCCCACTCGACGACGCGGTCGACATCATGATCCAGGCGCTGAGCGGGCTCACGTCGATCCACCGCGCCGGAGCGGTCCACCGCGACATCAAGCCCGCGAACGTGATGCTCGCCGCCGAGCCGGCGCGCGCGGTGATCATGGACTTCGGCCTCGTGCGCGACGTCCGGTTCGAGGACGACGTGCGCTCGCTCGCCGGCACCCCGGCGTACATCGCGCCCGAGCTCGTCGAGGGGAAGCCCGGCGCGGACAAGTCCAAGCTCACCGACATCTACTCGATGGGCACGACGTTCTACGAGATGCTCACCGGCACGATCCCCTTCGGCGGGAACTCGTGGGTGGAGATCCTCCAGAAGCACATCGCCGAGCTGCCGGTGCCCCCGTCGGTGCGGCGCCCCGGCCTCCCGGACGCGCTGGACGAGATCGTCCTGCGCGCGATGTCCAAGGATCCGCGCGAGAGATACCAGGACTGCGAGTCGTTCATCGACGACCTCGTCGAGGTCCAGAGCACCCCGCTGCCGCACGAGCGCAGGCCCTCGCTGCCGCCGGACAAGGAGGGCGGCGCGGCGGGACGGCGCAGCGCGTCCGGCCGTTTCGCCACCGGGAAGCACCGGGCGTTCAAGTCCACGCCGTCCGGGTCGCGCGGCAAGCTGGTCGTGGCGGACGCGGACGCGGAGTTCAGGGCGCTCGTCCACGGGGCGGCCAAGGCGGCGGTCCCGGGCTGCCGCGTGCACTCGGCCACCGACGGCCCGATGGCGCTCGACGTGTTGCGGACCGTGAAGCCGCACGTCGTGGTGCTCGATCTCGACCTGCCCGAGGTCAACGGCGTCGAGGTCATCGCGACGCTCCGCGGCGATCCGGACATCTCGCGCACCGAGGTGATCGTCGCGACGGGCAAGGCCGGCCGGCGCGAGGCGGCCCTGCTGCAGGGCCTCGGCGTGCGCCACTTCCTGGCGAAACCCGTGGACGGGGAGGAGCTCGCCATTCTGCTGCGCCCGTACCTGGAGCGCCCGTCGATGCCTTCGCCGCCGCCGACCCGCTGA
- a CDS encoding MBL fold metallo-hydrolase has translation MTLKIETIVNGPFQENCYLVWEEETKQAIFVDPGDEAERLIRTARFLGVDVKAVYNTHGHIDHAGAAAAVCEAFGVPFAIHPADAFLLEGMPEQARMFGLEPMAVPRIGRELADGGMLSVGNTVGEVIHTPGHTPGGVCFRFGDVVFVGDTLFAGSVGRTDLPGGSTRQLLSSIKDRLLTLPDGTRALSGHGPATSIGTEKKHNPFLDGRWQ, from the coding sequence ATGACGCTGAAAATCGAGACGATCGTGAACGGCCCGTTCCAGGAGAACTGCTACCTCGTGTGGGAGGAGGAGACGAAGCAGGCGATCTTCGTCGACCCGGGCGACGAGGCCGAGCGGCTGATCCGCACCGCGCGCTTCCTCGGCGTGGACGTGAAGGCCGTGTACAACACCCACGGGCACATCGATCACGCGGGCGCGGCGGCGGCCGTGTGCGAAGCGTTCGGCGTCCCGTTCGCGATCCACCCCGCGGACGCATTCTTGTTGGAGGGGATGCCCGAACAGGCGCGGATGTTCGGCCTCGAGCCGATGGCCGTGCCGCGCATCGGGCGCGAGCTCGCGGACGGCGGGATGCTCTCGGTCGGGAACACGGTCGGCGAGGTGATCCACACCCCGGGCCACACCCCTGGAGGCGTCTGCTTCCGTTTCGGCGACGTCGTCTTCGTCGGCGACACCCTGTTCGCGGGGTCGGTCGGCCGCACCGACCTGCCCGGTGGATCGACACGCCAGCTGCTCTCGTCGATCAAGGACAGGCTGCTCACCCTCCCGGACGGCACGCGCGCCCTGTCGGGCCACGGCCCGGCGACATCCATCGGAACAGAAAAAAAACACAACCCGTTTCTCGACGGCCGCTGGCAGTAG